Within the Beduinella massiliensis genome, the region GATGGAAAACATGATGTACAAGATCGAGGGCGAGGACCTGTACCTGATCGGCACCAGCGAGCACTCGATGATCGGCAAGTTCATCGACACCATCCTGGACGAGGGCGAGCTGCCGCAGACGCTGACGAGCTATTCGCCCTGCTTCCGCAAGGAGGTCGGCGCGCACGGCATCGAGGAGCGCGGGGTGTACCGCATCCACCAGTTCGAGAAACAGGAAATGATCGTCGTGTGCAAGCCGGAGGAGAGCATGACCTGGTACGACAGGCTCTGGCAGAACACGGTGGACTTCTTCCGCTCGCTGGACATTCCGGTGCGCACGCTGGAGTGCTGCTCGGGCGACCTAGCGGATCTGAAGGTCAAATCCTGCGACGTGGAGGCCTGGTCGCCGCGCCAGCAGAAGTACTTCGAGGTCGGCAGCTGCTCCAACCTCGGCGACGCGCAGGCGCGGCGCCTGGGCATCCGCGTGAAGGGCGAAAAGGGCAAGTACCTGCCGCATACGCTCAACAACACGGTGGTCGCGCCGCCGCGCATGCTGATCGCCTTCCTGGAGAACAACCTGCGCGCGGACGGCAGCATCGCGATTCCCGGGCCGCTGCAGATGTACATGGGCGGCAAGGCGCAGATCGGCTGAGGGCCGAAGCGTATCCGCCGGCATGGGCGGCGTCCGGCCGGGACATCCCCTGGCCGGATGATTTGGGTTTGGAGGGCCGCGCCCTCCAGGAGGAGGTAGGCTTATGCGCATCATCGACACCCATTGCGACACGCTCTACATGCGCGCCCTGCAAGAGGAGCAGCGCCCCTGCGTGACGCTGGAGGCCATGCGCGCGGGCGGCGTGAGCGTGCAGACCTGCACGCTGTTCGCGGGCTCGCAGGGCCCCAAGGGGCATCCCTACGAGAAGGCCATGGCGCAGGTGGCGGCCCTGAACCGGCTGCAGGCGGACGGCTGGAAGCGCGTGGATTCCCCGCTCGACGCGAAGGACGGCGAATGCGCCGTGCTGATGTCCCTGGAGGGCGGCGAGATCCTGGAAGACCGCCTGGAGCGCGTCGCGGAGTTCCGCGGCTACGGCGCGCGGCTCGTCGCGCTCACCTGGAACAACGAGAACCTCATCGCATCGCCCGCCAAGGGCGGCTCGAAGGAGGGCATCAAGCCCTTCGGCTGGGAGGTGCTGGGCGAGATGGCGCGGCTGAACATGGCCGCGGATACGTCGCACCTGAACGAGCGGGGCTTTTGGGATCTGATCGAGCGCCACGCGCACCCGCCGATGGCCTCGCACTCCTGCTGCGCGAAGCTGCACCCGCACTTTCGCAACCTCACGGACGAGCAGCTCAAGGCCCTGATCGAGCGCGGCGGCTGGGTGGGCATCAACTTCTACCCGGCGTTCTTGACCGGCGGCGAGGCGACGGTGGAGGACATCGTGCGCCACATCGACCACGTGGTGCAGATGGGCGGCGAAAAAAACGTGGGCTTCGGCTCGGACTTCGACGGCATCGAGCGCACGCCCGTGGACTGCGCCGGACCGCAGGACTTCCCGAAGATCCTGGACGCGCTGCGCCGCCTCGGCTACCCGGAGGAGACGGTTCGCGGCGTCGCGGGCGAGAACTTTATCGAATACTTTCGGCGGATAGAGGCGTAAGTGGAGGAATACATGGAACAAAAGGCAAAAGAAGAACAGGGCTTGACGGCGCACCTGCGGGGCGCGCTCCATGCGCTCACCGGGCGGACCGGGTTTTGTACGGCCTTTCTGCTGCTGTGGTTTTTTCAGCGGTATTACGTGCAGCAGTACAGCGACATCCTGACGCATATCCTGTTTCCCTGGGCGGCGGCGCTGGCATTCCCGATCCTGACGCTGCGCCGGGTGCCGAAAAAGAGGGGCTTCCCCCTCCTGATCGCGCTGTTCGTGTGGTATCTGGTCTGCTGTTTTTACAACCGGCAGTACAGCTTTTACATCAACGAGCCTTTCTGGTATCAGTTGATCTTCGCGTTCTTCATCTTCTATCCGCAGGAGGAAGACGGCGGGACGCTGCGGCGCATGAAGGCCGTGCTCTACCCCTTTATGGCGGCGTACGTGGCGCTATGCTTTGCGGGGTTCTGGGCTGCTTTGGCGGATGTATACATCCCCAACGCGGGCGGCTCCGCGCTCGGCATTGCCGCGGGAAGCGGCTACCGCATCGAGCTATGGTGTCAGCCTAACGTCGCGGGCGCGCTCGCGGCGCTCTCCGGGCTGCTCTCCGGCTTTTTCCTCTACCACAGCGGCCGCGCGGAGCGCGTGCTGCACGGGTTTAACATCGCCGTGACCGTGCTGACGCTGGCGCTCACCCAGTCGCGGACGACGGCAGTCGCCTGGAGCTTCTGCCTTGCGCTCCTGGCTGGACGCGCCCTGTTTTACAGCCGCATCTCCCGGCGTACGGCGGTGCGGGCCGCGTGCGCGGTGCTTGCGGGCGCGGTGGTGATGGGCGCGGGCTGGGTCGGACTCAAGGAAATCTGTTCCGGTTCCCTTGCGGTCATCAGCCGCCTGCGCACGGAGGCGGCGGTGACGGAAGAGCCTGCTGCTGAACCGGTGGCGCCTGCGGCCGAGACGGAGGAAAATACGGACGCTTCAGCGGCGGCACCTGCGCCGGTTGCGGCGCCTGAGGCGCCGGCCGAGGCCGAAATTGAGCTGGAAAGCCGGGATTACGGCTCCATGTACGAAGTCATGCCGCGCTTCCGCGTGTGGCTGGGCTCGCTGCGCATGCTGGCGGACCGGCCGGACACGCTGCTGTTCGGCGTCACGCGCAAGGGCCTTTGGGAAAACGTCGGCGCGTACGAACCGGAAATGTACGCCCTGACGCACCTGCACAACGCCTATTTGCAGACGCTGGTGGCGGGCGGTCTGCCCTCGCTGCTGCTGCTGATCGCCTTCGGCGTAGTCGTCGGCAAACGCGCGTTCAAGCTGCTGTTTGGCCGCGGCGGCGTGCGCGGCGGGTTCATGCTGAGCCTGGCGCTGGTGCTCGTGCTGGTCTGCTGCACGATGGAAAGCTACATCATCTTCTCTGAAGACCTGGTTAACGTGCTGTTCTTCTTCGTGTGCGGCTGCGTGATGTCGCTATCTAAAGAAACGGCCCGATGAACGGCATTGAATCATGAAAGGCGGTCTGCCCGTGCCTACGCTCTACGTCGTCGCGACCCCCATCGGCAACCTTTCGGACATGACGCCGCGCGCGGTGGAAACGCTGAGGCGCTGCGCGTTCGTCGCCGCGGAGGACACCCGCGTCACCCAGAAGCTGCTGACGCACTTTGAGATCGGCACGCGGCTGATTTCCAACCACCAGCACAACGAGCAGCAGCGGGCGGGCGAGCTCGTCGCGCGCATGCTGGAGGAGGGCTGCGACGCGGCGGTAGTGACGGACGCGGGCACGCCCTGCATCTCCGACCCGGGCTACGTGTTCGTGCGCGAGGCGGCGGCGGCGGGCATCCCGGTGCTCGCGGTGCCGGGGCCGACGGCCATGGCCTGCGCGCTGTCGGTGAGCGGGTTCGACGTGCGCGAGTTCGCGTTTTACGGCTTCTTGCCGCGCCCGGCGCGCGAGCTGCGCGAAAAGCTGGTCTCCATCGCGCGCGGCGGCGTGCCCATCGCGGTGGTGCACGAATCGCCCCACCGGGTGAAGGACCTGCTCGGCGCGGTGTGCGAGGCGCTGCCCGGCTGCTGCGTCTGCGCCTGCTGCGACCTGACGAAGCTGCACGAGAAGACCGTGCGCGGCACGGCGCCGGAGGTGCTCTCGGCGCTGGAGCAAAACCCCAAGGCGGAAAAGGGCGAGTACTGCCTCGTGCTCGACCTGCACGACGTAAATCTGCCCGCGCCCCCGGCGGAGACGAGCGCCAGCCTGGAGGCGCAGCTCTTCGAGCGCCTGCTCGCGGGCGAGGACTTCAAGGACGCGGGCGCGGCGCTGCAGGCGCAGGGCGCGAAGCGAAATGACGTGTACCGCGCCGCGATGCGGGTGAAGGAATTCCTGGCGGAGTATGGGGCCGAACGCTGAAGGAGGGCGCTTACAGGTGCGAAAGACGCAAAGTAAGGTCTATTGGCGCTGGGTGTGCTCGTACGTCGTCATTCTTCTTCTGCCCATGTTCCTGTGCCTGGCGATTTTCACGCAGTCCCGCGAGATGATCGCGGCGGAGGTTCGCGAGGTGAACCTGGAATCCCTGCGACGCACGCAGACGCTGACCGACGCCTCGCTGACGGAGGTGAAGGCGACGCTGAATCTGCTCGTGGCGGACCCCCGTGTGCAGGCCATCGCCCATAACGAGGGCGCGTTCACGGCGTATAATTATCTCTCCATGAGCCAGATTCAGGAGCAGCTCATCCGGTACGTATCGGTCAACCAGAACCTGAAGAATCTGTTCATCTACTTTGCCGCGCAGCAGTACACGATCAACCAGGACGGCTGCTACACGCTCAGCGAGCTGCGCTCCTATTTTGACGTAAACGGCGGCCCGCCCAGCGAGCGCTTTATCCGCATGCAGGAGAGCGGAAAGGAAAGCGGGCTGTGCCGTATCGCGGACGAACGCACGGGCGAGCAGCACCTCTATCTGTTTCAGAGCGTAGCGCCCGCGGTCAGCACGCGCTATGGCAAGACGCTCGTCATCGCGGAGCTGAACGCGGAAAAGCTCTTCCCGACGGAGAATTCGGAGGATACGCGAAGCTTCGTCTGGCTGGACGCCTATCCGGACTATGAGGTTCTGGAAGCAGCGGGCTTTACGCGCGCGCAGGTCGACGGGCTGCTCAGCGGCGGCGAGAGCGCGTCCATCGTGCAGGACAAGAAGCTGCTCGTCACCGTGGCGTCCCAAACGAAGCTGTTTCATTCCTTCGTCCTGATTTCCCTGCGCAAGCTGATGGAAAAGCCGAACCGCCTGCAAATGG harbors:
- a CDS encoding membrane dipeptidase; amino-acid sequence: MRIIDTHCDTLYMRALQEEQRPCVTLEAMRAGGVSVQTCTLFAGSQGPKGHPYEKAMAQVAALNRLQADGWKRVDSPLDAKDGECAVLMSLEGGEILEDRLERVAEFRGYGARLVALTWNNENLIASPAKGGSKEGIKPFGWEVLGEMARLNMAADTSHLNERGFWDLIERHAHPPMASHSCCAKLHPHFRNLTDEQLKALIERGGWVGINFYPAFLTGGEATVEDIVRHIDHVVQMGGEKNVGFGSDFDGIERTPVDCAGPQDFPKILDALRRLGYPEETVRGVAGENFIEYFRRIEA
- the rsmI gene encoding 16S rRNA (cytidine(1402)-2'-O)-methyltransferase; translated protein: MPTLYVVATPIGNLSDMTPRAVETLRRCAFVAAEDTRVTQKLLTHFEIGTRLISNHQHNEQQRAGELVARMLEEGCDAAVVTDAGTPCISDPGYVFVREAAAAGIPVLAVPGPTAMACALSVSGFDVREFAFYGFLPRPARELREKLVSIARGGVPIAVVHESPHRVKDLLGAVCEALPGCCVCACCDLTKLHEKTVRGTAPEVLSALEQNPKAEKGEYCLVLDLHDVNLPAPPAETSASLEAQLFERLLAGEDFKDAGAALQAQGAKRNDVYRAAMRVKEFLAEYGAER